Proteins found in one Sorghum bicolor cultivar BTx623 chromosome 1, Sorghum_bicolor_NCBIv3, whole genome shotgun sequence genomic segment:
- the LOC8055147 gene encoding lecithin-cholesterol acyltransferase-like 1 — protein MEAQQQRLTTTLVLLLAAVLFVSASAPSSSSEAHEATPGGLHPVILLPGYFCGQLDARLTDEYKPPTPGCGVPKQGRRWFRLWENFTALQEDPALLPCYEDQLRLVYDHAAGDYRNLPGVETRVVSFGTTRSFFFDDPAKKNTCMERLVEALEGVGYREGANLFGAPYDFRYAPAAPGVASMAFADFSSNLRLLVERASVRNGDKPVILVTHSFGGLFATEFLNRSPLPWRRRYVKHLVMLCHGVGGSALTLQVLASASSTAGTSPAPTTTLLGTVLSFGNRSFGSTLSRLPSPEVYGDTPLVITRGKNYSAQNMPEFLAAIGFAGDEVERYRTRTLPVTLNFRAPLVPVTSINGVGVPTVHRLIYWDGNFSAKPQVVNGDGDGIVSLDTVLALQTFVGDDPDQRYFKSVLIPNMTHTGMISDDVALSRVVKEILEANQATSS, from the exons ATGGAGGCGCAGCAGCAGCGCCTGACGACGACCCTCGTTCTCCTGCTTGCCGCCGTGCTCTTCGTCTCCGCCAgcgcgccgtcgtcgtcgtcggaggcgCACGAGGCCACGCCCGGCGGCCTCCACCCGGTCATACTGCTCCCGGGCTACTTCTGCGGCCAGCTGGACGCGCGGCTCACCGACGAGTACAAGCCTCCGACGCCCGGCTGCGGCGTGCCCAAACAGGGGCGCCGCTGGTTCCGGCTGTGGGAGAACTTCACGGCGCTGCAGGAGGACCCCGCGCTCCTGCCGTGCTACGAGGACCAGCTCCGGCTCGTGTATGACCACGCCGCCGGTGACTACCGCAATTTGCCCGGCGTCGAGACCCGTGTCGTGTCCTTCGGCACCACCCGCAGCTTCTTCTTCGACGATCCCGCCAAAAA GAACACCTGCATGGAGAGGCTCGTGGAGGCACTGGAAGGCGTGGGCTACAGAGAGGGAGCCAACCTGTTCGGCGCCCCGTACGACTTCCGATACGCGCCGGCGGCGCCCGGCGTGGCGTCCATGGCGTTCGCCGACTTCAGCTCGAACCTGAGGCTGCTGGTGGAGCGCGCGAGCGTGAGGAACGGGGACAAGCCGGTCATCCTCGTGACCCACAGCTTCGGCGGCCTCTTCGCCACGGAGTTCCTCAACCGGAGCCCGCTGCCATGGCGCAGGAGGTACGTCaagcacttggtcatgctctgCCATGGCGTCGGCGGCTCCGCGTTGACCCTGCAGGTCCTCGCCTCCGCCTCCAGCACGGCCGGCACCAGCCCGGCACCGACGACGACGCTGCTGGGCACCGTGCTGTCGTTCGGGAACAGGAGCTTCGGCAGCACGCTCTCCCGGCTGCCGTCCCCGGAGGTGTACGGCGACACGCCCCTGGTGATCACGCGAGGCAAGAACTACTCTGCACAGAACATGCCGGAGTTCCTTGCCGCGATaggcttcgccggcgacgaggtcGAGAGGTACCGAACGAGGACGCTGCCGGTGACGCTGAATTTCAGGGCGCCACTCGTGCCGGTGACGTCTATCAATGGCGTTGGTGTGCCGACGGTCCACAGGTTGATCTACTGGGATGGCAACTTCAGTGCCAAGCCTCAGGTGGTGAACGGTGATGGGGATGGGATTGTCAGCTTGGACACCGTGCTGGCTCTGCAAACTTTCGTCGGGGATGACCCGGATCAACGTTACTTCAAGTCCGTTTTGATCCCCAACATGACGCACACCGGTATGATCTCAGATGATGTTGCGCTCAGCCGCGTGGTTAAAGAAATTCTGGAAGCAAACCAAGCCACTTCTTCATAG
- the LOC110431740 gene encoding vegetative cell wall protein gp1-like isoform X1, whose amino-acid sequence MDKLLVRHSPLSLSSCLRRCHPARLSLPPEKGNKIAQSSRPAPLPSFAAPPPTSGSSAPRSDPRRRAPPHPPRRPGPVSSASPTPGSGSSAQRPRSSVRASPVLERRPRSLPSARAPSAPSATAPLSAVVERRPRPPRERRPRASYAPSATALSWSDVRASATAPSAKRQEATARAFFYPSQVASFHYQLRNRLWTTSLSCRQAIVSYTGLWNWLRNRLWTTSPSCTQRHSLLHRPLELVNVLPLLPSPFLCLCIFVRKNLCFVTWFSCRRGCSSLKLVLTCYY is encoded by the exons ATGGACAAACTTTTAGTGCGACATTCTCCCCTCTCGCTTTCGTCCTGCCTCCGGCGATGTCATCCCGCCCGGCTCTCTCTTCCGCCCGAAAAAGGAAACAAAATCGCTCAATCCTCGCGCCCCGCTCCCCTTCCATCCTTCGCGGCGCCCCCTCCCACTTCCGGCTCCTCGGCGCCCCGCTCAGATCCTCGACGCAGAGCCCCCCCTcatcctccgcggcgccccggTCCCGTATCCTCCGCATCGCCCACTCCCGGATCCGGCTCCTCGGCGCAGAGGCCCCGCTCATCCGTCCGCGCGAGCCCCGTCCTCGAACGCCGCCCGCGTTCGCTGCCGTCCGCGCGAGCGCCGTCCGCACCATCCGCGACAGCTCCGTTGAGCGCCGTCGTCGAGCGCCGCCCGCGACCTCCTCGTGAGCGCCGTCCTCGAGCGTCGTACGCACCGTCCGCGACAGCTCTGTCCTGGAGCGACGTCCGCGCGTCCGCGACAGCTCCGTCCGCAAAAAGGCAGGAAGCGACAGCAAGGGCGTTCTTCTACCCCAGTCAAGTCGCAAGTTTCCACTATCA GCTAAGGAACCGCCTCTGGACGACCTCGCTGAGCTGCAGGCAAGCCATAGTCTCTTACACCGGCCTTTGGAACTG GCTAAGGAACCGCCTCTGGACGACCTCGCCAAGCTGCACACAACGCCATAGTCTCTTACACCGGCCTTTGGAACTGGTCAATGTCCTTCCCTTGCTCccctctccttttctgtgtctctgCATATTTGTTCGGAAAAATCTATGCTTTGTTACTTGGTTCTCATGCCGGAGAGGATGCAGCAGTTTAAAATtggtattgacttgttactactAG
- the LOC110431740 gene encoding anther-specific proline-rich protein APG-like isoform X2 has product MDKLLVRHSPLSLSSCLRRCHPARLSLPPEKGNKIAQSSRPAPLPSFAAPPPTSGSSAPRSDPRRRAPPHPPRRPGPVSSASPTPGSGSSAQRPRSSVRASPVLERRPRSLPSARAPSAPSATAPLSAVVERRPRPPRERRPRASYAPSATALSWSDVRASATAPSAKRQEATARAFFYPSQVASFHYQLRNRLWTTSLSCRLRNRLWTTSPSCTQRHSLLHRPLELVNVLPLLPSPFLCLCIFVRKNLCFVTWFSCRRGCSSLKLVLTCYY; this is encoded by the exons ATGGACAAACTTTTAGTGCGACATTCTCCCCTCTCGCTTTCGTCCTGCCTCCGGCGATGTCATCCCGCCCGGCTCTCTCTTCCGCCCGAAAAAGGAAACAAAATCGCTCAATCCTCGCGCCCCGCTCCCCTTCCATCCTTCGCGGCGCCCCCTCCCACTTCCGGCTCCTCGGCGCCCCGCTCAGATCCTCGACGCAGAGCCCCCCCTcatcctccgcggcgccccggTCCCGTATCCTCCGCATCGCCCACTCCCGGATCCGGCTCCTCGGCGCAGAGGCCCCGCTCATCCGTCCGCGCGAGCCCCGTCCTCGAACGCCGCCCGCGTTCGCTGCCGTCCGCGCGAGCGCCGTCCGCACCATCCGCGACAGCTCCGTTGAGCGCCGTCGTCGAGCGCCGCCCGCGACCTCCTCGTGAGCGCCGTCCTCGAGCGTCGTACGCACCGTCCGCGACAGCTCTGTCCTGGAGCGACGTCCGCGCGTCCGCGACAGCTCCGTCCGCAAAAAGGCAGGAAGCGACAGCAAGGGCGTTCTTCTACCCCAGTCAAGTCGCAAGTTTCCACTATCA GCTAAGGAACCGCCTCTGGACGACCTCGCTGAGCTGCAG GCTAAGGAACCGCCTCTGGACGACCTCGCCAAGCTGCACACAACGCCATAGTCTCTTACACCGGCCTTTGGAACTGGTCAATGTCCTTCCCTTGCTCccctctccttttctgtgtctctgCATATTTGTTCGGAAAAATCTATGCTTTGTTACTTGGTTCTCATGCCGGAGAGGATGCAGCAGTTTAAAATtggtattgacttgttactactAG